Within the Pelagovum pacificum genome, the region AAGATCATGGAGGCTCTGGGCAAGGCAGAGCGGCCGATGGTCGTTGCAGGCGGCTCGCAATGGTCGGCACAGGCCGCCACGGACCTCGCCCGTTTCGCCGAAGCGCAAGGGCTGCCGGTCGCCGTCGACTTCCGCCGGCAGGATTACATCGACAACCGTCATCCGAACTACGTCGGCGATCTGAACGTCGGCGTGTCCCCAAAGCTCGCGAAACGGATTTCGGAGGCAGATTGCCTCCTGCTGCTCGGCGCGAAGTTCGGGGATATCGAGACGAAGGGCTACGAGACGGTCGACCCTGCCGATCCGGGTCGCACCATCCTGCAGGTCACGCCGGATCCCAACGACGTCGGATTGGTCTACGGCCCCGATGTCGCGCTGATCGGCCACGTCCCGGATGTCGTCGCCGCGCTGGCCTCGCAATCCGTCGTCCGGGGCTGGCCGGAACTCGTCGCGGAGTGCCGGGCCGAGTACGAGGCCTGGGCGACGCCGAAGGAAACGCCGGGTGATGTGAAGCTCGAGCAGGTGGTTCGCTGGTTGTCGGACAATCTGCCCGAAGACGCGATCGTCACGAATGGCGCGGGCAACTACGCTGCGTGGCTGCATCGCTACTTCGCGTGGAAGGGGCATGGTACGCAGCTGGCGCCGACCTCCGGTTCGATGGGCTATGGCTTCCCGGCCTCGGTCGCGGCGTCGGTCGCGCATCCTGGCCGGACGGTGGTCTGCATGGCCGGCGACGGCTGCTTCCAGATGACGCTGAACGAGATGTCGACCGCGATGCAACACGGCGCGACGCCGATCGTGATCGTCGCCAACAACGGCCAGTACGGCACGATCCGCATGCACCAGGAACGGCAATATCCCGGGCGCGTATCGGGCACCGCGCTCGCCAATCCGGATTTTTCCGCTCTGGCCCGCGCCTATGGCGGCCACGGAGAGACGGTCACCCGGACCGAGGATTTCGCCGCCGCCTTCAGCCGCGCGCAGGCTTCAGGGACCCTGGCGGTGATAGAACTCGCCCTCGACCCGGAAGCCCTGTCGCCCGGCGCGACCCTCTCGGAGGTCCGTGGTCCGGGGAGGTGATTGTATATACAAAAGATATGCATTAGGGCTGTCCCCGACGTCCGGACAGAGAGGGAGAGCATGGCGGATATCGAGAAAGTCAAAGGCGTGGGCAGTGTGCTCGCCTTCCATTTTCGCGAGCGCGGGATCGACAGTGCCCGGGCGCTTCTGGACGCGGGGCACGATGCTCTGCTCGACGTGCATGGCGTCGGTGCGGCGCGCGCGCGGCGGCTGATCCTGGCGGCGGAAGATGCCCTGGCGATGCCGGAGCCCGAGGTCGGAAGTCCGGCTGAAGAGGCTGTACCCGCGGCTCCTGAGCCCGCTGCGGCGCCAGTGAAGGCGACCAAGCCGAAAAAGGCGAAGGCCAAGGCCAAGAAGGCGAAAGACGCCAAGAAGGCCAAGGCGAAGACCTCCGGCGCCAAGTCCTCCAAGGGCAAGGCCAAGGCCGCCAAGCAGGAGGCGAAGGTCAGGAAGAAGGCCGTGAAAAAGGCCGACGCGAAGAAAGCCGAAAAGAAAGCGAAGAAGGCCGCTTCGAAAGACAAGAAGAAAAAGAGGTCGAAGAATAAGGGCTGATCCGCCGGCTTTGCCCCCGCGCATCAGCCCCGCCGCAGCAGGGGTGGCCCGCGATCCCGGTCGCCTTCAGTGATGGCGCCGGTCTTGGTGCGAAACCTGACGGGCCATCACTGCCGCGAAGAACCTCTCAGAACTCGACGCCCTTCTGGGCCTTCACGCCCGAGCGGAACGGGTGTTTCACCAGTTCCATCTCGGTGACGAGGTCGGCGATCTCGATCAGGTCGTCATGTGCGTTTCGACCGGTCAGGACCACGTGGGTCATGTGCGGCTTCTCGGTCGCCAGGAACTCAACTACCTCGTCGATCGGGAT harbors:
- a CDS encoding thiamine pyrophosphate-binding protein, which codes for MRHGGRILADQLVKLGVERVFSVPGESFLAALDGLHDSGIANIVCRHEGGAAMMAEATAKLTGRPGVCFVTRGPGATNASSGIHVARQDGTPMVMFVGQIARAHRDRGAFQEVDYRAMFGPLAKWVAEVDQTERLPEYIARAFRVAMAGRPGPVVLALPEDMLSARVEVADFTGVVDSRVAPDPGGIAKIMEALGKAERPMVVAGGSQWSAQAATDLARFAEAQGLPVAVDFRRQDYIDNRHPNYVGDLNVGVSPKLAKRISEADCLLLLGAKFGDIETKGYETVDPADPGRTILQVTPDPNDVGLVYGPDVALIGHVPDVVAALASQSVVRGWPELVAECRAEYEAWATPKETPGDVKLEQVVRWLSDNLPEDAIVTNGAGNYAAWLHRYFAWKGHGTQLAPTSGSMGYGFPASVAASVAHPGRTVVCMAGDGCFQMTLNEMSTAMQHGATPIVIVANNGQYGTIRMHQERQYPGRVSGTALANPDFSALARAYGGHGETVTRTEDFAAAFSRAQASGTLAVIELALDPEALSPGATLSEVRGPGR
- a CDS encoding helix-hairpin-helix domain-containing protein; protein product: MADIEKVKGVGSVLAFHFRERGIDSARALLDAGHDALLDVHGVGAARARRLILAAEDALAMPEPEVGSPAEEAVPAAPEPAAAPVKATKPKKAKAKAKKAKDAKKAKAKTSGAKSSKGKAKAAKQEAKVRKKAVKKADAKKAEKKAKKAASKDKKKKRSKNKG